One stretch of Jiangella gansuensis DSM 44835 DNA includes these proteins:
- the gcvH gene encoding glycine cleavage system protein GcvH, which yields MYPDDLRYTPEHEWVRTPGEAEGSVRVGITHFAQEQLGDIVYVQLPAAGDEVTAGEVCGELESTKSVSELFAPITGTVAARNEELDAAPEQVNADPYGAGWMLEIVPADAGAVEQLLSADDYRTQVEG from the coding sequence TTGTATCCCGACGACCTGAGGTACACCCCGGAGCATGAGTGGGTGCGCACCCCTGGTGAGGCTGAGGGGAGTGTCCGCGTAGGCATCACGCACTTCGCCCAGGAGCAACTGGGCGACATTGTCTACGTCCAGCTGCCGGCCGCCGGCGACGAGGTCACCGCCGGGGAGGTCTGCGGGGAACTGGAGTCAACGAAGAGCGTCAGCGAACTGTTCGCGCCGATCACGGGCACGGTGGCCGCACGCAACGAGGAGCTGGACGCGGCGCCGGAGCAGGTGAACGCCGACCCGTACGGCGCCGGGTGGATGCTGGAGATCGTGCCGGCCGACGCGGGCGCCGTCGAGCAACTGTTGAGCGCCGATGACTACCGCACTCAGGTGGAGGGATGA
- a CDS encoding MerR family transcriptional regulator, with the protein MNADSTSGTGTAGDAGRTAAAAGRAASKQGLLFEGMVGPVPEDVGYRGPTACSAAGITYRQLDYWARTGLVEPSVRGAAGSGSQRLYSFRDILVLKIVKRLLDTGVSLQQIRQAVQHLRDRGVEDLAGITLMSDGASVYECTSADEVVDLVQGGQGVFGIAVGRVWREIEATLVELPAERPGEAPAEHPGDQLAARRRARAAGA; encoded by the coding sequence GTGAACGCAGACAGCACATCCGGTACCGGCACGGCAGGCGACGCCGGCCGGACTGCGGCAGCGGCTGGCCGCGCCGCGTCCAAGCAGGGCCTCCTCTTCGAGGGCATGGTCGGACCGGTTCCCGAGGACGTCGGGTACCGCGGTCCCACCGCCTGCAGCGCCGCCGGCATCACCTACCGGCAGCTGGACTACTGGGCCCGCACCGGGCTGGTCGAGCCGTCCGTGCGCGGCGCCGCGGGGTCGGGCAGCCAGCGGCTGTACTCGTTCCGCGACATCCTGGTCCTCAAGATCGTCAAGCGGCTGCTCGACACCGGCGTGTCCCTGCAGCAGATCCGTCAGGCCGTCCAGCACCTGCGTGATCGCGGTGTCGAGGATCTCGCCGGCATCACCCTCATGAGCGACGGTGCCAGTGTGTACGAGTGCACCTCCGCCGACGAGGTCGTCGATCTCGTCCAGGGCGGGCAGGGTGTGTTCGGCATCGCCGTCGGCCGGGTCTGGCGCGAGATCGAGGCCACCCTGGTCGAGCTGCCGGCCGAGCGTCCGGGCGAGGCGCCCGCCGAGCACCCGGGCGACCAGCTGGCCGCACGCCGTCGCGCCCGCGCCGCCGGCGCCTGA
- a CDS encoding MerR family transcriptional regulator has product MSIGEVLAQLRPDFADVTISKIRFLETEGLVEPQRSPSGYRRFTPDDVARLRYILTVQRDHYLPLRVIKEQLAQLDRGLELVTEGGSTVTPYTSAANPNDEVVLTRSSLLEAAAITEELLAELESFGLVTPRRGGRYDADALLVARTVGELAAYGLQPRHLRAVRSAAEREVDLVEQVVAPMFRQRGADSRGRAEESAADVARLTLRLHAALVDAGIRRLSR; this is encoded by the coding sequence ATGAGCATCGGCGAGGTGCTGGCACAGCTGCGGCCCGACTTCGCCGATGTCACCATTTCCAAGATCAGGTTTTTGGAGACCGAGGGCCTGGTCGAGCCGCAGCGCTCGCCGTCGGGATATCGCCGGTTCACCCCGGACGACGTCGCCCGGTTGCGGTACATCCTCACGGTGCAGCGCGACCACTACCTGCCGCTGCGGGTGATCAAAGAGCAGCTCGCCCAACTTGATCGAGGCTTGGAGCTGGTCACCGAGGGCGGCAGCACCGTCACGCCCTACACCTCGGCGGCCAATCCGAACGACGAGGTCGTGCTCACCCGCTCGTCGCTGCTGGAAGCTGCCGCCATCACTGAGGAACTCCTGGCGGAGCTGGAGTCCTTCGGGTTGGTCACGCCGCGGCGTGGCGGCCGGTACGACGCCGACGCCCTGCTGGTCGCCCGCACCGTCGGTGAGCTCGCCGCCTACGGCCTGCAGCCGCGGCACCTGCGCGCGGTGCGCAGCGCCGCGGAGCGCGAGGTCGACCTGGTCGAGCAGGTGGTGGCTCCGATGTTCCGGCAGCGTGGCGCCGACTCCCGTGGCCGGGCCGAGGAGTCCGCCGCCGACGTCGCGCGGCTCACGCTGCGGCTGCATGCCGCGCTCGTCGACGCGGGCATCCGCCGCCTCTCGCGCTGA
- a CDS encoding DUF881 domain-containing protein yields MPDRDDDLDDARGAPDRDGARDDASRPDEPDAAAEGARDAAEGARDDVEGARDDAEGTPDGDGDQSPVGDDLTAVGDDGDRTAYDEPAVGGGGDHPERAGDQPQRADDHPSGDAEAESAPAAGDRTTAPRRPFVAARPRGHGGQRAGHGGHTRSHAKSTSPGAGQSGSARFTPAAPSGPRRLWKAITQRPDLGHVGVALLVALLGFGAVVQVRADDDDTLANARRDDLVQILDGLRRQADRLDDHVADLEADRRELVSGANTEAEALQLAQERARTVGVLAGTVPATGSGIIMTVTDPDRRVSATLMLQAINELRVAGAEAIQIRGGGNDTAVRVIASTAFENPEAGVLEVGGVRMEPPYEIVAIGDPRELSGAMTFAEGIVSRIESQDAAATVTEYDELTVDVLHEPQPPEYAHPAPDDEDDE; encoded by the coding sequence ATGCCTGATCGCGACGACGACCTCGACGACGCTCGCGGAGCGCCCGATCGCGACGGCGCCCGTGACGACGCCTCGCGCCCGGATGAGCCCGACGCCGCCGCCGAGGGCGCGCGTGACGCCGCCGAGGGCGCGCGTGACGACGTCGAGGGCGCGCGTGACGACGCCGAGGGGACGCCCGACGGCGACGGCGACCAGTCGCCGGTGGGCGACGACCTGACGGCTGTCGGGGACGACGGCGATCGGACCGCCTACGACGAACCGGCGGTCGGCGGAGGCGGCGACCACCCGGAGCGGGCCGGCGACCAGCCGCAGCGGGCCGACGATCACCCGTCCGGCGATGCGGAGGCAGAGTCGGCGCCGGCTGCCGGCGACCGCACGACCGCACCGCGGCGGCCCTTCGTCGCCGCACGGCCCCGCGGCCACGGTGGTCAGCGAGCCGGCCACGGTGGCCACACCCGCTCGCACGCCAAGTCCACCAGCCCCGGCGCCGGGCAGTCCGGCTCAGCGCGTTTCACCCCGGCGGCGCCATCGGGACCCCGGCGGCTCTGGAAGGCCATCACACAGCGGCCCGACCTCGGACACGTCGGTGTCGCGCTGCTGGTCGCACTACTGGGCTTCGGCGCCGTCGTACAGGTGCGCGCGGACGACGACGACACCCTGGCCAACGCCCGCCGCGACGACCTCGTCCAGATCCTCGACGGGCTGCGCCGTCAAGCGGACCGTCTCGACGATCACGTGGCCGATCTGGAGGCCGACCGGCGCGAGCTGGTCAGCGGCGCCAACACGGAGGCGGAGGCTCTGCAGTTGGCGCAGGAGCGGGCCCGCACGGTCGGCGTGCTGGCCGGTACCGTCCCGGCCACCGGTTCCGGCATCATCATGACCGTCACCGACCCCGACCGCCGGGTGTCCGCCACGCTCATGCTGCAGGCGATCAACGAACTGCGGGTGGCCGGCGCCGAGGCGATCCAGATCCGCGGCGGTGGCAACGACACCGCTGTTCGGGTCATCGCCAGCACCGCCTTCGAGAACCCCGAAGCCGGGGTTCTCGAGGTAGGCGGGGTGCGGATGGAGCCGCCGTACGAGATCGTGGCCATCGGCGATCCGCGCGAACTCTCCGGCGCCATGACGTTCGCCGAGGGCATCGTGTCTCGCATCGAGAGCCAGGACGCCGCCGCCACGGTCACCGAGTACGACGAGCTGACCGTGGACGTGTTGCACGAGCCGCAGCCGCCTGAGTACGCTCACCCGGCGCCGGACGACGAGGACGACGAATGA
- a CDS encoding glutathione S-transferase family protein has protein sequence MTKLTTNEAGEFTRGANRFDARVTADGASGWPVEPGRYRLVVSLACPWASRAVLVRRLLGLEDAISMAVADPIQDERSWRFTLDPEDRDPILGIEFLAEAYAAADPDYDGGVSVPAIVDVPTGQVVTNDYPQITLDFSTEWRAYHRAGAPDLYPEAWRDEIDEVNELVYRDVNNGVYRAGLAASQEAYERAYDDLVTRLDWLTSRLADQRYLVGDHITEADIRLFTTLVRFDAVYHGHFKCNREKLTENPVLWAYARDLYQTPGFAGTVNFDHIKRHYYQVLHQLNPSRIVPAGPDLSGWSLPHGREALGGSPFGDGTPPPDATALS, from the coding sequence ATGACCAAGCTGACGACGAACGAGGCCGGCGAGTTCACTCGAGGCGCCAACCGGTTCGACGCCCGCGTCACAGCCGACGGTGCCTCCGGCTGGCCGGTGGAGCCCGGCAGGTACCGGCTGGTGGTCAGCCTGGCCTGCCCGTGGGCGAGCCGAGCGGTCCTCGTCCGGCGACTGCTGGGCTTGGAGGACGCCATCTCCATGGCCGTCGCCGACCCCATCCAGGACGAGCGCAGCTGGCGCTTCACGCTGGATCCGGAGGACCGCGACCCGATCCTCGGCATCGAGTTCCTGGCCGAGGCCTACGCCGCCGCCGACCCGGACTACGACGGCGGCGTCAGCGTCCCGGCCATCGTCGACGTCCCGACCGGCCAGGTCGTCACCAACGACTACCCGCAGATCACCCTCGACTTCTCCACCGAGTGGCGCGCTTACCATCGTGCCGGCGCGCCGGATCTCTACCCCGAGGCGTGGCGCGACGAGATCGACGAGGTCAACGAGCTGGTCTACCGCGACGTCAACAACGGCGTGTACCGGGCCGGGTTGGCCGCGAGCCAGGAGGCGTACGAACGCGCGTACGACGACCTCGTCACGCGGCTGGACTGGCTGACGTCACGGCTGGCAGACCAGCGCTACCTCGTCGGCGACCACATCACCGAAGCCGACATCCGGCTGTTCACGACGCTGGTGCGCTTCGACGCCGTCTACCACGGGCACTTCAAGTGCAACCGGGAGAAGCTGACGGAGAACCCCGTGCTGTGGGCGTACGCCCGCGACCTCTACCAGACGCCGGGCTTCGCGGGGACGGTGAACTTCGACCACATCAAGCGGCACTACTACCAGGTGTTGCACCAGCTGAACCCGTCCCGGATCGTGCCGGCCGGGCCGGATCTGTCCGGGTGGTCGCTGCCGCATGGGCGGGAGGCTCTGGGCGGTTCGCCGTTCGGCGACGGCACCCCACCGCCGGACGCCACCGCGCTTTCGTGA
- a CDS encoding bifunctional nuclease family protein — MRELDVVGVRVEMPSNQPIVLLREVGGDRFLPIWIGAVEATAIAFAQQGIVPPRPMTHDLFKDVLDAVGVSLEQVRITEVRDNTYYAELVLSGGVEISSRPSDSIALALRTGTPIYAAEPLLDEAGVLMADPDSDDQEDEVARFRAFLEEVTPEDFSG, encoded by the coding sequence GTGCGAGAGCTAGACGTCGTGGGTGTCCGAGTCGAGATGCCGTCGAATCAGCCGATCGTCCTCTTGCGTGAGGTGGGGGGCGATCGGTTCTTGCCGATCTGGATCGGTGCGGTCGAGGCCACCGCCATCGCGTTCGCCCAGCAGGGCATCGTGCCGCCTCGACCGATGACGCATGACCTGTTCAAGGATGTGCTCGACGCGGTCGGGGTCAGCCTGGAGCAGGTGCGCATCACCGAGGTGCGCGACAACACCTACTACGCGGAGCTGGTGCTGTCCGGGGGCGTGGAGATCAGCTCCCGGCCGTCGGACTCCATCGCCCTGGCGCTGCGCACCGGGACTCCCATCTACGCCGCCGAGCCGTTGCTGGACGAGGCCGGGGTGCTCATGGCCGACCCGGATTCCGATGACCAGGAGGACGAAGTGGCCCGGTTCCGGGCCTTCCTCGAAGAAGTGACGCCCGAGGACTTCAGCGGCTGA
- a CDS encoding FHA domain-containing protein, whose amino-acid sequence MAMVREETAQVQPDDGGDLAAADQAAVDALPEGSALLVVLRGPNAGSRFLLDTDMVSAGRHPDSDIFLDDVTVSRRHAEFRRMPGGFVVSDVGSLNGTYVNRDRIDEVALSNGDEVQIGKYRLVYYSSQHGFGGGPR is encoded by the coding sequence ATGGCAATGGTCCGCGAGGAGACGGCGCAGGTCCAGCCCGACGACGGTGGCGATCTCGCCGCCGCCGACCAGGCGGCCGTCGACGCCCTGCCCGAGGGAAGCGCCCTGCTCGTGGTGCTGCGCGGCCCGAACGCCGGCAGCCGTTTCCTGCTCGACACCGACATGGTGAGCGCCGGCCGGCACCCGGACTCCGACATCTTCCTCGACGACGTCACCGTCTCCCGGCGGCACGCGGAGTTCCGTCGCATGCCCGGCGGCTTTGTCGTGTCCGACGTCGGGAGCCTCAACGGCACGTACGTCAACCGTGACCGCATCGACGAGGTCGCCCTCAGCAACGGCGACGAAGTGCAGATCGGCAAGTACCGGCTGGTCTATTACTCCAGCCAGCACGGGTTCGGAGGCGGACCGAGGTGA